The stretch of DNA CGCCCCCGGGCGCTATCTGGAACGAGTGCTGCACATGAAATACATCAGTACCGGCTCCACCGCGCCGCAGCCGCAGATCGCCATCGCCGAGTTCCTCAAGAGCGGCAATTTCGAGCCGCACCTGCGGCGCATGCGCACCCAGTACCAGCGCAATCGCGACCTGATGATCGACTGGGTCAGCCGCTATTTCCCCACGGGTACCCGCGCCAGCCGGCCGCAGGGCGGGTTCATGCTGTGGGTCGAACTGCCGGAAGGTTTCGATACCCTGCGCCTGAACCGCGCGCTGCTCGGCCAGGGCGTGCAGATTGCCGTGGGCAGCATCTTTTCGGCCTCGGGCAAGTACCGCAACTGCCTGCGGATGAACTACGCTGCCAAGCCAACGGCACAGATCGAGGAAGCCGTGCGCAAAGTCGGCGCAGCCGCCATCAAGCTGCTGGCTGAAGATTGCGCAACGGACTGACCTTTTCCTGTGAAACCGGCGTCACAGCTAGACCATCGCAGCGATTCGAGATGAGCTGACTTGAGATCCAGACAGGCCCTGGCCTTCCTTATGCTGATCGCGCTGTGCCTGAGCGGCTGCGTCAGCCTCGATGTGCCTCGCGAGCCCAGCCAGGCTCTGCCGGCCGCCGACTCGGCCTTCGGTCGCTCGATCCAGGCCCAGGCCGCCCCCTATCAGGGACGTTCGGGCTTTCGCCTGCTGTCCGACAGCAGCGAAGCCTTCATGGCCCGCGCCGAACTGATCCGCAACGCCCAAAGCAGCCTCGACCTGCAGTACTACATCGTCCATGACGGCATCAGCACCCGGATGCTGGTGGACGAACTGCTCAAGGCCGCCGACCGCGGCGTGCGCATCCGCATTCTGCTGGATGACACCACCAGCGACGGCCTGGACCAGATCATGGCCACCCTCGCCGCCCATCCGCGGATACAGATCCGCCTGTTCAACCCCCTGCACCTGGGGCGCAGCACTGGCGTGACCCGTGCCATGGGGCGTCTGTTCAACCTGTCGCTGCAACATCGACGCATGCACAACAAGCTGTGGCTGGCGGACAACAGCGCGGCCATCGTTGGCGGGCGCAACCTGGGGGACGAGTACTTCGACGCCGAACCCAACCTGAACTTCACCGACATCGACATCCTCGGTTTCGGCCCGGTGGCCGAACAGCTCGGGCACAGCTTCGACCAGTACTGGAACAGCGCCCTGAGCAAACCCATCGGCGAGTTTATGTCGCGCCTGCCATCGGCCTGGGAGCTGGCCAACACCCGGCTGCGCCTGCAGCAATCGCTGGACGACGCCCAGCAGCAGGAGCATGCCCTGTTCCAGGAGCTCAAGGCCTATCGGACCCAGCCGCGCATGGATGTCTGGCGCAAAGAGCTGATCTGGGCCTGGAACCAGGCGCTGTGGGACGCCCCCAGCAAGGTCCTGTCCAACGGCGAGCCCGACCCGCACCTGCTGTTGACCACCCAGCTGGCGCCGGAGCTACAGAGCGTCAGTAAAGAGTTGATGATGGTTTCGGCCTATTTCGTCCCCGGCCAGCCAGGCCTGGTCTACCTCACCGGACGTGCCGACGCCGGGGTTGCGGTGAGCCTGCTGACCAACTCCCTGGAAGCCACCGACGTGCCGGCGGTCCACGGCGGCTACGCGCCGTATCGCAAGGCGCTGCTGCAACACGGCGTGAAACTCTATGAACTGCGACGCCAACCCGGTAACGGCGGCGGCAGCGGCCCTCATCTGTTCCACAGCGCGTCATATCCTGGCTCGGACTCCAGCCTGCACAGCAAGGCGATGATTTTCGATCGCCAGAAGTCCTTTATCGGCTCCTTCAATTTCGACCCGCGCTCGGTGCTGTGGAACACCGAAGTCGGGGTGCTGGTGGACAGCCCCGAGCTGGCCGAGCGCGTTCGCGGCCTGGCGCTGCAAGGCATGGCGCCGGCCCTGAGCTACGAGGCGAAACTGCAGGATGGCAAGCTGGTCTGGGTCACCGAAGACAACCAGCAACTGCACACCCTGACCCGCGAGCCTGGCAGCTGGTGGCGGCGCTTCAATGCCTGGATGAGCAATACCATCGGCCTCGAACGGATGCTCTGAGCCCAGCCCTTGCAGGAGCGAGGCTTGCCCGCGATAGCGGAACTGCATTCAATCAAGATGTTGACTGTCAGACCCTTATCGCGGGCAAGCCTCGCTCCTACAGGGTTTGTGGCTGGGCCGCGCCAAACGCGCCTTCGCGCAACAACAGCACAATCAGCCCCAGGGCCCCGGCCGCCATCAGCAACAGCAAGGCATGCCCGCTGACCCACTGGCTGCCCGCCCCCGCCACCAGCGGCCCGATCAGGCAGCCGATGCCCCACAGCTGGGCGACGTGGGCATTGGCGCGCACCAGCGCATCGTCGCGGTAGCGCTCGCCGATCAGAATCAACGACAAGGTGAACAGGCCCCCGGCGCTGGCGCCGAACAACACCCACAGCGGCCAGATCAGCAGGGTGTCGAGCAGCAACGGAATGGCCAGGCTCGACAGCAGCAGGATTACCGCGCAGCCGGCGAACAAGGCGCGCCGCGATACGCGGTCGGCCAGGGCACCGATGGGCAGCTGCAACAAGGCATCGCCCACCACCACGGTGCTGACCATCGCCAGGGCGATGTCCTCGGTAAACCCCTGGCGCAGGCAATAGACCGGCAGCAGGGTCAGAATCATCGCCTCGAACGCGGCGAACAGCGCCACCGCCCAGCCAATGGCCGGCAGGCCACGGCAGAACCGCCATAGGTCACCGAAGGTCACGCTGCAAGACTCGCTGCTCGGCGCGCCGCTGCGGCCCATCAGCAACAGAGGCGACACCACCAGCAGCACGACGCCCACCCAGAAACCGTAGTCATGCTCGGTGCCCAAGGCGCCCAGCAGCAGCGGGCCAGCCAATTGGCTCAAGGCATAGCTACTGCCATACAGCGCCACCAGGCGACCGCGCCACTGCTCCACCACCAACTGGTTGATCCAGCTTTCGCCGAGGATGAAGACGATGGTCAGCACCACGCCGATCATCAGCCGCAGCACCAGCCACAGGGGATAACTCGGCAACAGCGCCAGCAGGCCGATGGAGATCGCCCCGCCCCACAGGCACAGGCGCATCAGCCCCGCCGTGCCAAAGCGCGCCGCCAGTCGGCTGGAAACCTTCGCCCCGAGCAAGACGCCAATCGCCGGCATCGAGGCCATCACGCCGATTGCAAAGGGCCCATACCCCCAGCTCTCCAGGCGGAACGACACCAGCGGCATGCTCACGCCCAAGGCCAGCCCCACACTCAGGACAGCCGCCAAAACGGCGAAATAAGTTGCCCAGCGCATTTCCACGCTCCTGTGGATGGTTTTTTTCATGACAGAGACAACGCAGCCGGACCTCCCTGGCGGAAAGTCCGGCTGCGATATGGATCGGCTAACGGTGCGCGGGGTGGCGTCTGTTCAGACGCCCGATATCCGCGCCCCTTGAATTACAGCTTGATCCAGGTCGCCTTCAGTTCGGTGTACTTGTCGAACGCGTGCAACGACTTGTCACGACCGTTGCCCGACTGCTTGAAGCCGCCGAACGGCGCGGTCATGTCGCCGCCGTCATACTGGTTGACCCAGACACTGCCGGCCCGCAGCGCCTTGGCGGTCAGGTGAGCCTTGGAGATATTGGCCGTCCATACCGCCGCGGCCAGGCCATACGGCGTGTCGTTGGCGATCTGGATGGCTTCTTCCACGGTGTCGAAGGCGATGACCGAGAGCACCGGGCCAAAGATCTCTTCCTGGGCGATCTTCATTGCGTTGCTGACGCCGTCGAAGATGGTCGGTTCAACGTAGGTCCCGCCGGTTTCCTGCAGGGTGCGCTTGCCGCCCACCACCAGCTTGGCGCCGTCGGCATGACCGGACTCGATGTACGACAGCACGGTGTTCATCTGCTGGGTATCTACCAGCGCGCCGACGTTGGTGGCCGGGTCCAGCGGGTTGCCCGGTTTCCAGGCCCTGAGGGCCTCGATCACCAGCGGCAGGAATTTATCCTTGATCGAACGCTCCACCAGCAGGCGCGAACCGGCGGTGCAGACTTCGCCCTGGTTGAAGGCAATGGCGCTGGCCGCGGATTCGGCCGCGGCCTGCAGGTCCGGGGCATCGGCGAACACGATGTTCGGGCTCTTGCCGCCCGCCTCCAGCCAGACGCGCTTCATGTTCGATTCGCCGGAGTAGACCATCAGCTGCTTGGCGATCTTGGTCGAACCGGTGAACACCAGGGTATCGACGTCCATGTGCAGGGCCAGGGCCTTGCCCACGGTGTGGCCATAACCTGGCAGCACGTTGAGCACGCCGGCCGGGATCCCGGCCTCGACAGCCAGCGCGGCGACGCGGATAGCGGTCAGCGGCGATTTTTCCGACGGCTTGAGGATCACCGAGTTACCGGTGGACAGCGCCGGCCCGAGTTTCCAGCAGGCCATCATCAACGGGAAGTTCCACGGCACGATGGCGCCGACCACGCCCACCGGCTCGCGAGTCACCAGGCCCAGTTGGTCGTGGGGCGTGGCGGCGACTTCGTCGTAGATCTTGTCGATGGCTTCGCCGCTCCAGCTCAGCGCTTGCGCCGCGCCGGGAACGTCGATACCCAGCGAGTCGCTGATCGGCTTACCCATGTCCAGGGTTTCGAGCAGGGCCAGTTCTTCGGCATGCTGCTTCAGCAGGCCGGCAAAACGAATCATGGTGGCTTTACGCTTGGCCGGCGCCAGGCGCGACCAGACACCGGAATTGAAAGTGGCGCGGGCGTTTTCCACCGCGCGTTGTGCGTCGGCGGCGTCACAGCTGGCAATACTCGCCAGCAGACGGCCATCGACCGGGCTGATGCATTCGAAGGTTTCGTTGGAAACGGCGGCGGTGTATTCGCCATTGATGTAGGCGCGGCCTTCGATTTTCAGCTCGCGGGCGCGTTGTTCCCAATCGGCTCGAGTCAGGGTGGTCATGCGAGTGTCCTCCTCTTGTTGGATACAGGCGCCACGCGATCGATGCCGGCACCTTCAGGAATTCTGCCCGGCCAGCCTGCTTCGGCCCATGGCATTCGCCACCCTAAACCAGCGGCACCCGAAGTTTCAATATATTTGACAGCGGCTAGGAAAACGCCATTGCTATGTTCATTTTAATAAACATAGACTTTGGGCTTTCCAGCCATTCGCAGCGCAATCAGGGGGGGAATACCTGCATGAGCATCCAGGACATCGTCGACTTCAATCAGGCCAACACTGCGCCCGAGCGGTATCGCCCCGCCCAGGAAAAAGTCCTCAAGGGCGACCCTGAGCAAACCGTCTTCAACCACTACAACAGTCCGTGCGGCCAGATGAACGCCGGGGTGTGGGAAGGCGCGATCGGCCAGTGGACGGTGAACTACACCGAGCACGAGTACTGCGAGATCGTGCAGGGGGTTTCGGTCCTGCGTGACGGCGAAGGCAATGCCAAGACCTTGCGCGCCGGCGATCGCTTCGTCATTCCCGCAGGCTTTCGCGGCACCTGGGAGGTGCTGGAACCGTGCCGCAAGATCTATGTGATCTTCGAACCGAAAGCCTGAATCGCAGGCACAAAAAAACCCGCTTGAAGGCGGGTTTTTTTGTCAGAAGAAAAATCAATTACTTGATTTTGCCTTCCTTGTAGATCACGTGCTTACGAACAACCGGATCATATTTCTTGATCTCGATTTTGTCCGGAGTAGTGCGCTTGTTCTTGTCGGTAGTGTAGAAGTGACCAGTACCGGCGCTCGAAATCAAACGAATCAATTCACGCATGATTAGCTCCCTTAAACCTTGCCATCGCGACGAAGTTCGGCCAGCACGACATCAATGCCACGCTTGTCGATGATACGCATGCCTTTGGCAGATACGCGCAGACGCACAAAACGTTTCTCGGACTCAACCCAGAAGCGGTGATGCTGCAGGTTCGGCAGGAAACGACGACGGGTTTTGTTGTTTGCGTGGGAAATGTTATTCCCAGTCACCGGACCCTTACCGGTAACTTGACAGACTCTCGACATGCCTCAGCCCTCTAAAACCACATGCCCAACCCGGCATGGGTTGGCCGCTTAATCTCTCAGTCATTTGGCGCCAGGCGCCGCGTTTCTTTAGGGTCTTACCGGCTACACCTACAAGCGAAGGAACCGGGCCCCTAGAAAAGAGCGCTGCTTTATACCAGAAAGACCCCGTAGCAACAACAGCCGGTGTGCTTTGGATTTCGAAAAGTCCCTGTTTTCTTGCTACGGATGCCTGCACCAAAGGCTGGCGCCATGGCTGACCGCTCGTCGCAGAATAAATTCTGCGAGGGTGAAACAGGCGGCAAAATCACCATACACAGCCGCCGCACCGCTCGTTCCACGTCAATATATGGAAAAAACCTCTGTCAATTCATGCCTAATGTGGCCATGACTGCCGGCCGCCAACAGGTTCGACGCTGCAATAAAAGCCAACGTATCCGGCCCACGAGCGAAAAAAGGGGATAGTCATTTTTCAACGGGGCCACTAGGGTAAGCCTTTTTCCAGACTGCACTCGCAGATGGGCCTTCGATCTGCAAAGGAAGCCAAACATGCGCCTCGCTGCCCTCCCGCTCCTGTTCGCCCCTCTTCTTCTGAGCCCGCTGGCCCACGCCGCCGCATTAAGCGTATGCACCGAGGCCAGCCCGGAAGGTTTCGACGTAGTGCAGTACAACTCGCTGACCACCACCAACGCATCGGCCGATGTGCTGATGAATCGCCTGGTGGAGTTCGACGCCAGCAGCGGCAAGGTGGTACCGAGCCTGGCCGATAGCTGGGAAGTCTCGGCCGACGGCCTGACCTATGTGTTCAAGCTGCACCCGAAAGTGAAGTTTCATCGCACCGCGTATTTCAATCCGAGCCGCGAGCTGACCGCCGAAGACGTGAAGTTCAGCTTCGACCGCATGCTCGACCCGGCCAACCCCTGGCATAAAGTGGCGCAGAGCGGCTATCCCCATGCCCAGTCGCTACAGCTGCCGGCGCTGATCAAGAAGATCGACGCCCTGGATCCGCTGACCGTGCGCTTCACCCTTGATCATGCCGATTCGACCTTCCTCGCCACCCTGAGCATGGGGTTTGCGTCGATCTACTCCGCCGAATACGCCGACCAGTTGCTCAAAGCCGGCACCCAGGACAAGCTCAACAGCCAGCCGATCGGCACCGGCCCCTTCGTTTTCGGCCGTTTCCAGAAGGACGCATCGATCCGCTACAAGGCCAACCCCGACTATTTTGCCGGCAAGCCGGCGGTGGACTCGCTGATCTTCGCCATCACCCCGGACGCCAACGTGCGCCTGCAGAAGCTGCGCCGCAACGAATGCCAGATCGCCCTGTCGCCCAAGCCGCTGGACGTGACCGCCGCGCTTGAGGAGCCTGCGCTCAAGGTCGAGAAAACCGCGGCCTTCATGACCGCGTTCGTCGCCATCAACAGCCAGCACCCACCGCTGGACAAACCTGAAGTGCGCCAGGCCATCAACCTCGCCTTCGACAAGGCCAACTACCTGAAAGCGGTCTTCGAAAATACCGCCGAACCCGCCAACGGCCCCTTCCCGCCCAACACCTGGAGCTACGCCAAGGAGCTGCCTGGGTACGCCCATGATCCGGCGAAGGCCCGCCAATTGCTGGCCAAGGCCGGCCTGAAAGACGGCTTCCAGACCACAATCTGGACCCGCCCTTCCGGCAGTCTGTTGAACCCCAACCCGAGCCTGGGCGCGCAACAGCTGCAAGCAGACTTGGCACAAGTCGGGATCCAGGCGGAGATCCGCGTGATCGAATGGGGCGAACTGATCCGTCGGGCCAAGGCCGGCGAGCACGACCTGCTGTTCATGGGCTGGGCCGGCGACAACGGCGATCCGGATAACTTCCTCACCCCGCAGTTCACCTGCGCGGCGGTGAAGTCCGGGACCAACTTCGCCCGCTACTGCGACCCCGGCCTGGACAAGCTGATCACCGCCGGCAAGACCACCACCGAGCAGGGCGTGCGCAGCAAGCTTTACCAGCAGGCGCAAACCCAGATCCAGCAGCAGGCCCTGTGGCTACCGCTTGCCCACCCGACCGCCTTCGCCCTGACGCGCAAGGATGTCCATGGGTATCAGGTCAGCCCGTTCGGTCGCCAGGACTACTCGAAGGTCAGCCTCAAGCCCTGAGCCGCGAGCTACATCCAGCCGTACTCGGCCATCGACAGCGGCTCGCCCTCGCCGACAATGAAATGGTCGAGTACGCGCACATCCACCAGGTCCAGCGCCTCCGTGAGCCTGCGGGTCAGCACCCGATCCGCCTGGCTCGGCTCGGAAACGCCCGAAGGATGGTTGTGACACAGGATCAGCGCGGCCGCGTTGTGCGCCAGGGCACGCTTGACCACTTGCCGCGGATAGACGCTGGTGGTGTTGATGGAACCCTGGAACAACGCCTCGAACGCCAGCACCCGGTGCTTGGAGTCGAGAAACAGGCAACCGAAGACCTCATGCGGTTCATGGCGCAACATCGCCTTGAGGTAGTCGCGGACCGCCACCGGGCTTTCCAGCACCGAATTGCGACTGAGTTTTTCCGCCAGATGCCGGCGCGCCATTTCCAGCACCGCCTGCAATTGCGCGAACTTGGCCGGGCCCAGGCCAAGCTGCCGACTGAAGGTCAATTGGTCCGCCTCGAGCAGGCCACGCAGGCTGCCGAACTGATGCAACAGGTGTCGCGCCAGGTCGACCGCGCTTTTTCCGGCGACCCCGGTGCGCAGGAAAATCGCCAGCAATTCGGCGTCGGAAAGGGCCAGCGCGCCCTGCTCGAGAAGCTTCTCCCGCGGGCGCTCCGCCGCAGGCCAGTCGCGAATGCTCATAGCACCTCCATGTGTGTGGGCGCCGCTGTTCCATAGCGGTCGCTGTGCTATCTTAGCCCATCTTTTTGCGTGGAATTTCCCCTGGGGAGGGGGTGTTACACGCAGCAATCATTGAACTGAAAGGCAGGCCTATGCAGCGGCTGTATCGGAAACGCATCGTTCTCGGCGTCGGCGGCGGCATCGCTGCCTATAAGAGCGCCGAGCTGGTTCGCCGACTCCTCGACCACGGCGCGGAAGTGCGTGTGGTCATGACCCGTGGCGGCAGTGAATTCATCACCCCGCTGACCATGCAGGCCCTGTCCGGGCACCCGGTCCACCTGGACCTGCTCGACCCCGCGGCCGAAGCCGCCATGGGCCATATCGAACTGGCCAAATGGGCCGACCTGGTGCTGATCGCCCCGGCCACCGCCGACCTGATCGCCCGCCTGGCCCAAGGCATCGCCGACGACCTGCTGACCACCCTGGTCCTGGCCACCGACGCCACCGTCGCCATCGCCCCGGCCATGAACCAGGCCATGTGGCGCGACCCTGCCACCCAGGCCAACACCCAGCTGCTGCAAAGCCGTGGCCTGAAAGTCTTCGGCCCGGCTTCCGGCAGCCAGGCCTGTGGCGACGTCGGCCTGGGCCGCATGCTCGAAGCCAACGATCTGGCGCTGTGCGCCGCCGACTGCTTCCAGCATCTGGCGCTGACTGGCAAACACGTGCTGATTACCGCCGGCCCGACCCAGGAAAACATCGACCCGGTGCGCTACATCACCAACCACAGCTCCGGAAAAATGGGCTTTGCCCTGGCCGAAGCAGCGGTCGAAGCCGGTGCTCGGGTCACCCTGATCACC from Pseudomonas chlororaphis subsp. chlororaphis encodes:
- a CDS encoding phospholipase D family protein, which gives rise to MLIALCLSGCVSLDVPREPSQALPAADSAFGRSIQAQAAPYQGRSGFRLLSDSSEAFMARAELIRNAQSSLDLQYYIVHDGISTRMLVDELLKAADRGVRIRILLDDTTSDGLDQIMATLAAHPRIQIRLFNPLHLGRSTGVTRAMGRLFNLSLQHRRMHNKLWLADNSAAIVGGRNLGDEYFDAEPNLNFTDIDILGFGPVAEQLGHSFDQYWNSALSKPIGEFMSRLPSAWELANTRLRLQQSLDDAQQQEHALFQELKAYRTQPRMDVWRKELIWAWNQALWDAPSKVLSNGEPDPHLLLTTQLAPELQSVSKELMMVSAYFVPGQPGLVYLTGRADAGVAVSLLTNSLEATDVPAVHGGYAPYRKALLQHGVKLYELRRQPGNGGGSGPHLFHSASYPGSDSSLHSKAMIFDRQKSFIGSFNFDPRSVLWNTEVGVLVDSPELAERVRGLALQGMAPALSYEAKLQDGKLVWVTEDNQQLHTLTREPGSWWRRFNAWMSNTIGLERML
- a CDS encoding MFS transporter, with protein sequence MRWATYFAVLAAVLSVGLALGVSMPLVSFRLESWGYGPFAIGVMASMPAIGVLLGAKVSSRLAARFGTAGLMRLCLWGGAISIGLLALLPSYPLWLVLRLMIGVVLTIVFILGESWINQLVVEQWRGRLVALYGSSYALSQLAGPLLLGALGTEHDYGFWVGVVLLVVSPLLLMGRSGAPSSESCSVTFGDLWRFCRGLPAIGWAVALFAAFEAMILTLLPVYCLRQGFTEDIALAMVSTVVVGDALLQLPIGALADRVSRRALFAGCAVILLLSSLAIPLLLDTLLIWPLWVLFGASAGGLFTLSLILIGERYRDDALVRANAHVAQLWGIGCLIGPLVAGAGSQWVSGHALLLLMAAGALGLIVLLLREGAFGAAQPQTL
- a CDS encoding aldehyde dehydrogenase, whose product is MTTLTRADWEQRARELKIEGRAYINGEYTAAVSNETFECISPVDGRLLASIASCDAADAQRAVENARATFNSGVWSRLAPAKRKATMIRFAGLLKQHAEELALLETLDMGKPISDSLGIDVPGAAQALSWSGEAIDKIYDEVAATPHDQLGLVTREPVGVVGAIVPWNFPLMMACWKLGPALSTGNSVILKPSEKSPLTAIRVAALAVEAGIPAGVLNVLPGYGHTVGKALALHMDVDTLVFTGSTKIAKQLMVYSGESNMKRVWLEAGGKSPNIVFADAPDLQAAAESAASAIAFNQGEVCTAGSRLLVERSIKDKFLPLVIEALRAWKPGNPLDPATNVGALVDTQQMNTVLSYIESGHADGAKLVVGGKRTLQETGGTYVEPTIFDGVSNAMKIAQEEIFGPVLSVIAFDTVEEAIQIANDTPYGLAAAVWTANISKAHLTAKALRAGSVWVNQYDGGDMTAPFGGFKQSGNGRDKSLHAFDKYTELKATWIKL
- a CDS encoding cupin domain-containing protein, with amino-acid sequence MSIQDIVDFNQANTAPERYRPAQEKVLKGDPEQTVFNHYNSPCGQMNAGVWEGAIGQWTVNYTEHEYCEIVQGVSVLRDGEGNAKTLRAGDRFVIPAGFRGTWEVLEPCRKIYVIFEPKA
- the rpmG gene encoding 50S ribosomal protein L33 gives rise to the protein MRELIRLISSAGTGHFYTTDKNKRTTPDKIEIKKYDPVVRKHVIYKEGKIK
- the rpmB gene encoding 50S ribosomal protein L28, producing MSRVCQVTGKGPVTGNNISHANNKTRRRFLPNLQHHRFWVESEKRFVRLRVSAKGMRIIDKRGIDVVLAELRRDGKV
- a CDS encoding ABC transporter substrate-binding protein, giving the protein MRLAALPLLFAPLLLSPLAHAAALSVCTEASPEGFDVVQYNSLTTTNASADVLMNRLVEFDASSGKVVPSLADSWEVSADGLTYVFKLHPKVKFHRTAYFNPSRELTAEDVKFSFDRMLDPANPWHKVAQSGYPHAQSLQLPALIKKIDALDPLTVRFTLDHADSTFLATLSMGFASIYSAEYADQLLKAGTQDKLNSQPIGTGPFVFGRFQKDASIRYKANPDYFAGKPAVDSLIFAITPDANVRLQKLRRNECQIALSPKPLDVTAALEEPALKVEKTAAFMTAFVAINSQHPPLDKPEVRQAINLAFDKANYLKAVFENTAEPANGPFPPNTWSYAKELPGYAHDPAKARQLLAKAGLKDGFQTTIWTRPSGSLLNPNPSLGAQQLQADLAQVGIQAEIRVIEWGELIRRAKAGEHDLLFMGWAGDNGDPDNFLTPQFTCAAVKSGTNFARYCDPGLDKLITAGKTTTEQGVRSKLYQQAQTQIQQQALWLPLAHPTAFALTRKDVHGYQVSPFGRQDYSKVSLKP
- the radC gene encoding RadC family protein; this encodes MSIRDWPAAERPREKLLEQGALALSDAELLAIFLRTGVAGKSAVDLARHLLHQFGSLRGLLEADQLTFSRQLGLGPAKFAQLQAVLEMARRHLAEKLSRNSVLESPVAVRDYLKAMLRHEPHEVFGCLFLDSKHRVLAFEALFQGSINTTSVYPRQVVKRALAHNAAALILCHNHPSGVSEPSQADRVLTRRLTEALDLVDVRVLDHFIVGEGEPLSMAEYGWM
- the coaBC gene encoding bifunctional phosphopantothenoylcysteine decarboxylase/phosphopantothenate--cysteine ligase CoaBC; translated protein: MQRLYRKRIVLGVGGGIAAYKSAELVRRLLDHGAEVRVVMTRGGSEFITPLTMQALSGHPVHLDLLDPAAEAAMGHIELAKWADLVLIAPATADLIARLAQGIADDLLTTLVLATDATVAIAPAMNQAMWRDPATQANTQLLQSRGLKVFGPASGSQACGDVGLGRMLEANDLALCAADCFQHLALTGKHVLITAGPTQENIDPVRYITNHSSGKMGFALAEAAVEAGARVTLITGPVHLPTPDRVTRIDVVSARDMLAACEAAIPCDLFIASAAVADYRPEVVAPQKLKKDPTNGDGLLLQMVRNPDILATIATRPDRPFSVGFAAETEHLLDYAARKLKDKNLDLIVANDVANPSIGFNSEENACSVIDRELHATLFAQTSKGKIARQLISFIAERLNQV